A genomic stretch from Thermoproteota archaeon includes:
- a CDS encoding 30S ribosomal protein S12: EKYKEKRLHSWKVRRRLYRLKEKFDPLEGAPMARCIVLEKVGLEARQPHSGLRKAVKAQLAKNGVIVTAFAPGDGALNVINEHDEVIIEGIGGSRGRSMGDIPGVRYKVIKVNGVSLQAILQGKKEKPSR; the protein is encoded by the coding sequence GAGAAGTACAAGGAGAAGAGACTCCACAGCTGGAAGGTCAGGAGGAGACTATACAGGTTGAAGGAGAAGTTCGATCCTCTAGAGGGTGCGCCCATGGCTAGGTGCATAGTACTGGAGAAGGTAGGTCTCGAGGCGAGGCAACCTCACTCCGGCCTTAGGAAGGCGGTCAAGGCCCAGTTAGCCAAGAACGGGGTCATAGTCACCGCGTTCGCACCGGGAGATGGTGCTCTGAACGTGATCAATGAGCACGACGAGGTGATAATTGAGGGCATCGGCGGTTCTAGGGGCAGGTCCATGGGAGACATACCGGGAGTCAGATACAAAGTGATAAAGGTAAACGGTGTATCCCTGCAGGCGATACTGCAGGGTAAGAAGGAGAAGCCCAGCAGGTGA
- a CDS encoding 30S ribosomal protein S7 codes for MSEEVEIKAEENPKTGGPEIKLFGKWSYEGVEIRNIALKRVISLKPVYLPHTGGRHEHKRFGKLELPIVERLVNRLMSQAINAGSKKDHVNSKNPGKKLKALRTVKYAFQIIELRTGRNPIQVFIDAIENSIIREEVTRIMYGGVSYFHAVDTSPSRMVDLAIRHIAQGAAMKAFRSPRSLAEALADEIIAAADYDRNKSFAIRRKEEIERIALSSR; via the coding sequence ATGAGCGAGGAGGTTGAGATCAAGGCAGAGGAGAACCCCAAGACCGGTGGTCCCGAGATAAAGCTGTTTGGTAAGTGGAGCTATGAGGGAGTTGAGATAAGGAACATCGCCCTGAAGAGGGTGATCTCCCTCAAGCCAGTTTACCTCCCGCACACCGGCGGAAGGCACGAACATAAGAGGTTCGGGAAGCTCGAGCTTCCCATCGTTGAGAGGCTGGTTAACAGGCTCATGAGTCAGGCGATCAATGCTGGTAGTAAAAAGGACCATGTGAACAGCAAGAATCCAGGAAAGAAGCTCAAGGCCCTGAGGACCGTCAAGTACGCGTTCCAGATCATCGAGTTGAGGACCGGCAGGAACCCCATACAGGTCTTCATAGACGCCATCGAGAACTCCATAATAAGGGAGGAGGTCACCAGGATCATGTACGGTGGAGTCAGCTACTTCCACGCCGTCGACACTTCCCCGAGCAGGATGGTCGACCTCGCCATCAGGCACATAGCCCAAGGAGCGGCTATGAAGGCATTCAGGAGCCCGAGGAGCCTAGCTGAGGCCCTTGCTGATGAGATAATCGCTGCTGCTGATTACGACAGGAACAAGAGCTTCGCCATAAGGAGGAAGGAGGAGATAGAGAGGATCGCCTTGAGCAGCAGGTGA
- a CDS encoding U6 snRNA-associated Sm-like protein LSm6, whose protein sequence is MSRELPISHLRKAHGAEITVRLKNGSEIRGKLLVYDEMMNLVLDSARELDPDTKEVRRSMGTLFIRGNNVLFITLE, encoded by the coding sequence ATGAGTAGAGAGCTCCCGATATCGCATCTGAGGAAGGCCCATGGCGCCGAGATAACCGTCAGATTGAAGAACGGAAGTGAGATAAGGGGTAAGCTGCTGGTCTACGATGAGATGATGAACTTAGTTCTAGATTCAGCTAGGGAACTAGATCCCGACACGAAAGAAGTGAGGAGGAGCATGGGCACCCTCTTCATAAGGGGGAACAACGTACTCTTCATAACGCTGGAGTGA
- the glmS gene encoding glutamine--fructose-6-phosphate transaminase (isomerizing) — MCGIVGIVRRRLGVARDLIKSLKKLEYRGYDSAGIAVMSNGDIEVVKGVGTIDAVVGDAEIRDGYVGIGHTRWATHGGVSPENAHPHLSCDGEVAVVHNGTLDDFEGMRRELIAEGHVLHSETDTEVVAHLVEENLKSGDGPLSAFVKAVKKLKGSYALVSIISGERALFLARNKSPLVIGLGEDGNYCASDVAALLHLTNRFIFMEDGEIALLTPSEVEIWRLKGDNLEKVYREAEEVEWTPQLLDKGAFDYFMLKEIHEQPHILRKIAESIDYYTRFSERLSSLLRDGSLTIVAAGTSYHAGLIGKYLLSKLAGVRSEIIVASEFPEWSSHLRQGDVVLAISQSGETADVLEAVRIAKSKGSMVVSIVNVPGSTLTRISDESVFIQAGPEVGVAATKTFSAQVSVLYVVSSLISGRSGISRELTEVSELLKGSMDSLEEFSKKMSNILKDKEHVFFLGRGINYPTALEGALKLKEISYIHAEGYPAGEYKHGPLALIEEGTPAIVLVPVNEELRKKTIYNIMEVRSRGAFTITVQPRGIEIPADASLETDVWDELISPLIYTVPLQLIAYHTAVTLGKNPDKPRNLAKSVTVE; from the coding sequence GTGTGTGGAATAGTGGGCATAGTGAGGAGGCGCTTGGGAGTGGCCAGAGACCTAATAAAATCCCTAAAAAAGCTGGAATACAGAGGATACGACTCAGCCGGGATAGCAGTGATGTCTAACGGGGACATAGAGGTAGTGAAAGGTGTAGGCACGATAGATGCGGTAGTAGGAGACGCGGAGATAAGAGACGGATACGTAGGGATAGGCCATACTAGGTGGGCCACCCATGGCGGAGTAAGCCCCGAGAACGCCCATCCTCACCTCTCCTGTGATGGAGAGGTGGCTGTCGTTCACAACGGGACTCTCGATGATTTTGAGGGTATGAGGAGGGAGCTGATAGCCGAGGGGCATGTGCTCCATTCCGAGACAGATACAGAGGTCGTGGCCCACTTGGTGGAGGAGAACCTCAAGTCGGGGGACGGACCCCTCTCAGCATTCGTGAAGGCCGTCAAGAAGTTGAAGGGAAGCTACGCCTTAGTATCCATCATATCGGGCGAGAGAGCCCTCTTTCTAGCTAGGAACAAGAGTCCACTGGTTATAGGCCTAGGGGAGGATGGGAATTACTGCGCATCGGATGTGGCCGCACTGCTCCACCTGACGAATAGGTTCATCTTCATGGAGGACGGGGAAATAGCCTTACTCACCCCCTCTGAGGTCGAGATCTGGAGATTGAAGGGAGATAATCTGGAGAAGGTCTATAGGGAGGCTGAAGAGGTGGAATGGACGCCTCAGTTGCTGGACAAGGGAGCGTTCGATTACTTCATGCTTAAGGAGATACACGAACAGCCTCACATCCTCAGGAAGATTGCGGAGAGCATTGATTACTACACGAGGTTCTCCGAGAGGCTGAGCTCCCTGCTTAGGGATGGATCCCTGACGATAGTTGCTGCTGGGACCTCCTACCATGCAGGTCTGATCGGAAAGTACCTCTTATCTAAGCTAGCTGGTGTCAGATCCGAGATCATAGTGGCCTCGGAGTTCCCGGAATGGTCCTCCCACCTGAGGCAGGGCGACGTCGTCCTAGCCATCAGCCAATCAGGTGAAACCGCAGACGTGCTAGAGGCCGTGAGAATAGCGAAGTCAAAGGGCTCCATGGTGGTTTCCATAGTGAATGTTCCGGGAAGCACGCTCACTAGAATCTCCGACGAGTCCGTCTTCATACAGGCGGGCCCGGAGGTAGGGGTCGCGGCAACTAAGACCTTCTCTGCCCAAGTATCTGTTCTGTACGTAGTCTCTTCCCTTATTAGCGGCAGAAGCGGGATTTCTAGGGAACTCACCGAGGTGTCGGAGCTGCTGAAGGGCTCTATGGACTCTTTGGAGGAATTCTCCAAGAAGATGAGCAATATCCTCAAGGACAAGGAGCACGTGTTCTTCTTGGGGAGGGGGATAAACTACCCAACGGCATTGGAGGGAGCGCTCAAGCTCAAAGAGATAAGTTACATACATGCCGAGGGCTATCCTGCTGGCGAGTACAAGCACGGACCGCTCGCCCTAATAGAGGAGGGCACACCCGCCATCGTGCTAGTTCCCGTGAATGAGGAGCTCCGAAAGAAGACGATATACAATATCATGGAGGTGAGATCTAGAGGGGCCTTTACCATAACGGTACAGCCCAGAGGTATCGAGATCCCAGCTGATGCGAGCTTGGAAACGGATGTCTGGGATGAACTCATCTCCCCACTGATCTACACGGTTCCACTGCAGCTAATAGCCTACCACACGGCGGTAACCCTAGGAAAAAATCCAGACAAACCCAGAAACTTGGCTAAAAGCGTGACCGTGGAGTGA